A DNA window from Corynebacterium ciconiae DSM 44920 contains the following coding sequences:
- a CDS encoding arabinofuranosyltransferase, with product MSTSTATDGSLRAPRDARDTPEPDGLAPYAPDALTPGKAALSVLAAGVAGAVATFAAWLVLKTTNLPAFGTSYVSRAASTAVTVILLLTVLTFVYLWLQDEHAWRHGESTSRSPIRRWLTIALCYLSPAGLVVSTLGIPLSATSLYLDGASVDQGFRTQFLTRMTDTARLMDMNYADTPPFYPAGWFWFGGRFANLVNLPGWEAFQPWSLITLAAAGCVLVPVWQRITGSLPVATAIALTTTAITLVVAAHEPYAAIIAMGAPAAAVLARRALDGARMSMLGLVIYLGASASMYTLFTAVIALSVVLLALVTAVVSSRSMAPLLRLVTIGLGSLAVAALVWWPYLAAVLSGEPTSESSATHYLPRQGTEIPLPMFSFSLVGVLCMIGVAYLVIRAADRDIRALGLSLVVYYGWSVASMIVTLAGNTLLGFRLETLITLQLATAGVLGIAELRLVGLDQLYPRMISKKLKSSITALLVIVLGASGVYYAQEIPTKLSRGLDFAYTDTDGNGERGDSNPPNAARYYGEITQYITDELGKPAGDTQILTDEFNLLSYYPFHGFQGMTAHYANPLGLFEKRNEQMEDWAQASFDPEMTPDSFVSLMESSPFGMPDAFVFRGQLDGSPAEEDIDVTAPGAGAGSGSSGDAAAAGATGSGSGGAGGSASAPSTGQPTDTPAGAWKHDISEDIYPNNPNVRFRALWFNPEMFTAKDAPWTVKQIGPFVVVVRTATPS from the coding sequence ATGAGTACCAGCACCGCCACGGATGGCTCCCTGCGCGCTCCCCGCGACGCCCGCGATACCCCCGAACCTGATGGCCTCGCCCCCTACGCCCCAGATGCCCTCACCCCAGGCAAGGCGGCGCTTTCGGTGCTGGCCGCCGGCGTGGCCGGGGCCGTGGCCACCTTCGCGGCCTGGTTGGTGCTCAAAACCACCAACCTGCCCGCCTTCGGCACCTCCTATGTCTCGCGCGCGGCCTCCACAGCCGTCACCGTGATCCTGCTGCTCACCGTGCTCACCTTCGTGTACCTGTGGCTGCAGGATGAGCACGCCTGGCGGCACGGGGAATCCACCTCCCGCTCCCCGATCCGGCGCTGGCTCACCATCGCCCTGTGCTATCTCAGCCCCGCCGGGCTGGTGGTCTCCACCCTCGGCATCCCGCTCTCGGCCACCAGTCTCTATCTCGACGGCGCCAGCGTGGACCAGGGCTTCCGCACCCAGTTCCTCACCCGCATGACCGACACGGCGCGGCTGATGGACATGAACTACGCCGACACCCCGCCCTTCTACCCGGCGGGCTGGTTCTGGTTCGGCGGGCGCTTCGCTAACCTCGTCAACCTGCCCGGCTGGGAGGCCTTCCAGCCGTGGTCGCTGATCACCCTCGCCGCCGCGGGGTGCGTGCTCGTGCCGGTGTGGCAGCGCATCACCGGCTCCCTGCCGGTGGCCACCGCCATCGCGCTCACCACCACCGCCATCACCCTGGTGGTGGCCGCCCACGAGCCCTATGCCGCCATCATCGCCATGGGCGCACCCGCCGCGGCCGTGCTGGCCCGGCGCGCCCTCGATGGGGCACGGATGTCCATGCTGGGGCTGGTGATCTACCTGGGCGCCTCGGCCTCGATGTACACCCTGTTTACCGCCGTGATCGCCCTGTCGGTGGTGCTGCTGGCGTTGGTGACCGCGGTGGTGAGCTCGCGCTCGATGGCGCCGCTGCTGCGGCTGGTGACCATCGGGCTGGGCTCGCTGGCGGTGGCGGCGCTGGTGTGGTGGCCCTATCTGGCCGCCGTGCTCAGTGGCGAGCCCACCTCCGAGTCCTCCGCCACCCACTACCTGCCGCGCCAGGGCACCGAGATCCCGCTGCCGATGTTCTCCTTCTCGCTGGTGGGTGTGCTGTGCATGATCGGCGTGGCCTATCTGGTGATCCGCGCCGCCGATCGCGATATTCGGGCGCTCGGGCTGTCGCTGGTGGTGTACTACGGCTGGTCGGTGGCCTCTATGATCGTCACCCTGGCCGGCAACACCCTGCTGGGCTTCCGCCTCGAAACGCTGATCACCTTGCAGCTGGCCACCGCCGGTGTGCTCGGTATCGCGGAGCTGCGGCTGGTGGGGCTGGATCAGCTGTATCCGCGGATGATCTCGAAGAAGCTGAAGAGCTCCATTACTGCGCTGCTGGTGATCGTGCTGGGCGCGAGTGGCGTGTACTACGCCCAAGAGATCCCCACCAAGCTCTCCCGCGGGCTGGACTTTGCCTACACCGACACCGATGGCAATGGCGAGCGCGGCGATTCCAACCCGCCGAACGCGGCCCGCTACTACGGTGAGATCACCCAGTACATCACCGATGAGCTGGGCAAGCCCGCCGGCGATACCCAGATCCTTACGGATGAGTTCAATCTGCTCTCCTACTATCCCTTCCACGGCTTCCAGGGCATGACCGCCCACTATGCCAACCCGCTGGGGCTGTTTGAGAAGCGCAATGAGCAGATGGAGGATTGGGCCCAAGCCTCCTTCGATCCCGAGATGACCCCCGATTCCTTCGTCTCCCTCATGGAGTCCTCGCCCTTTGGCATGCCGGATGCGTTTGTCTTCCGCGGGCAGCTCGATGGTTCCCCAGCCGAGGAAGACATTGATGTCACCGCCCCGGGCGCCGGCGCCGGCTCTGGCTCGAGCGGCGATGCCGCAGCGGCCGGGGCCACCGGCTCGGGCTCGGGTGGCGCGGGAGGATCGGCCTCTGCCCCCAGCACCGGCCAGCCCACGGACACCCCAGCGGGCGCGTGGAAGCACGACATCTCGGAGGATATTTACCCCAATAATCCGAATGTCCGTTTCCGGGCGCTCTGGTTCAACCCGGAGATGTTCACCGCCAAGGATGCGCCGTGGACGGTGAAGCAGATCGGGCCTTTCGTGGTGGTTGTGCGCACCGCCACACCCAGCTAG
- a CDS encoding arabinosyltransferase domain-containing protein — MSTPVLASSDPAENLGSSDHAQPPRTGLKAFSVITGLLGFLLFVLTPLMPINQVQSSFSWPQGDLESVNAPLISYAPEQLDVHMPVDAVDDLREGQNLLLSTLPQDSPEAANRGLMVRSTDGDLVVSTLKEIVVRLDPQEVKDLRGEVLDISIGAEGSSVKAEGTTLGEVDSDQRPQVSGIYTELDNNSENYQNLVDQGLSAQVEINSRFTSSPTVLKLACMIGGVVMAVLSLGALYRLDRADGRGFVQIPSEWKKLRATDLMVLAGIAFWYVFGGNTSDDGFILTMARASEHADYIANYYRWYGVPESPFGSPYYDLLAAMAQVSTASMWMRLPQLVAAILTWLFVSKSMLPRLGEAVASRRIARWSAALLFLAFWTAYNNGLRPEPIIALGVVVTWVCFERAIATARLFPAALGVLAAAFSLSAGPTGLMAVAALLVSLAALVKILVARLKIMGSGPTVFNVMAIIAPFLAAGTAVCVAVFGDQSLASALESTRVRGIVGPSLAWYQEYSRYAALLLGSVDGSVARRFPVIMAFFALAVVLYSKLRSTTVPGTNSASITRLLLVFAGAMFFMTFTPTKWTHHFGVWAGLSAAVAAVAAVSLANYARQSRSTRLFLVAAVMAVGAVSLAGINGWWYVSSFGVPWWDKTPQIFGIEFATVALVFTLVVFGIAVLASFLETLRRPQNVSAAEEEENAKQARMADALAENATKDEAIAAARREEEREKRAQSAASHSRTGQLLAAPIAIACVAILVISYGSFAKSFLKQWPQYSIGTGNVRELGGTTGQLANDAMIETNTNDSFLSPADGTKLKDSLDNGENSYGFGPNNLPVRLDVSGYRAWPESAEEALDGPQTNIEIQESVVGQPVGTEGGFTKKTGANGSHAKLPFGLDAAKVPVIGSYRQNDQVPAAVTSDWYSLPAERSEDAPIVVITAAGSTERKDVNGDSIEGETLVVEYGHRDADGSVKMLGEYEPIDAFRDDIWRNLRVPLDDLPGDANVIRIKAEDDSLYPGHWLAFTPPRVPRLESVNDLIGSDTPGLLDWPVALQFPDQRSFDHYAGVTEIPRYRVSPDKPGKESLSGFQDFTGGGALGTAEAVNTSYEAPGYLKNDWKRDWGSLQYYSLRTNSEGDAPKEAKIDTETITRSGLWKPSKMQTFRN; from the coding sequence ATGTCCACTCCTGTCCTCGCTTCGTCTGACCCTGCAGAAAACCTCGGCAGCAGCGATCACGCTCAGCCCCCACGCACGGGGCTCAAGGCGTTCTCTGTGATCACTGGCCTGCTGGGGTTCCTGCTCTTTGTGCTCACCCCGTTGATGCCGATCAACCAGGTGCAGTCCTCCTTCAGTTGGCCGCAGGGCGATCTTGAGTCCGTCAACGCCCCGCTGATCTCCTACGCCCCCGAGCAGCTGGATGTGCATATGCCCGTGGATGCGGTGGATGATCTCCGCGAGGGGCAGAACCTGCTGCTGTCCACCCTGCCGCAGGATTCCCCCGAGGCCGCTAACCGTGGCCTGATGGTCCGCAGCACCGATGGTGATCTGGTGGTCTCCACCTTGAAGGAGATCGTGGTGCGGCTGGACCCGCAGGAGGTGAAGGACCTCCGCGGCGAGGTGCTGGATATTTCCATCGGCGCCGAGGGCTCTAGCGTGAAGGCGGAGGGCACCACCCTCGGCGAGGTGGATTCGGATCAGCGCCCGCAGGTCAGCGGCATCTACACCGAGCTCGATAACAATAGTGAGAACTATCAGAACTTGGTGGATCAGGGCTTGAGCGCCCAGGTGGAGATCAACTCGCGCTTCACCTCCTCGCCCACCGTGCTGAAGCTGGCGTGCATGATCGGCGGCGTGGTGATGGCCGTGCTGTCTCTGGGCGCGCTCTATCGCCTCGATCGCGCCGATGGCCGTGGCTTTGTGCAGATTCCCTCGGAGTGGAAGAAGCTGCGCGCCACGGATCTGATGGTGCTGGCCGGTATCGCCTTCTGGTACGTCTTCGGCGGCAATACCTCCGATGATGGCTTCATCCTCACCATGGCGCGCGCCAGCGAGCACGCCGATTATATTGCCAACTATTACCGCTGGTACGGCGTACCGGAGTCGCCCTTCGGCTCTCCCTACTACGATCTTTTGGCCGCGATGGCGCAGGTGTCCACCGCCTCGATGTGGATGCGCCTGCCCCAGCTAGTGGCCGCCATTCTCACCTGGTTGTTTGTGTCCAAGTCCATGCTGCCGCGGCTCGGCGAGGCAGTTGCTTCTCGACGCATCGCTCGCTGGTCCGCAGCCCTGCTGTTCCTCGCATTCTGGACGGCCTACAACAACGGCCTGCGGCCCGAGCCCATTATCGCCCTCGGCGTGGTAGTCACCTGGGTGTGCTTCGAGCGCGCCATCGCCACCGCCCGGCTTTTCCCCGCTGCGCTCGGGGTGCTGGCCGCAGCGTTTTCGCTCTCGGCTGGGCCCACCGGCCTGATGGCCGTGGCGGCACTGCTCGTTAGCCTCGCCGCCCTGGTGAAGATCCTGGTGGCTCGATTGAAGATCATGGGCTCCGGCCCCACCGTGTTCAACGTGATGGCCATTATCGCCCCCTTCCTGGCCGCCGGCACCGCCGTGTGCGTGGCCGTCTTTGGCGATCAGTCCTTGGCCTCGGCGCTGGAATCCACCCGCGTGCGCGGCATCGTGGGCCCCTCCCTGGCGTGGTATCAGGAATACAGCCGCTACGCCGCCCTGCTGCTCGGCAGCGTGGACGGCTCGGTGGCCCGCCGCTTCCCGGTGATCATGGCCTTCTTCGCCCTGGCGGTGGTGCTCTACAGCAAGCTGCGTTCCACCACCGTGCCGGGCACCAACTCTGCCTCCATCACCCGTTTGCTGTTGGTGTTCGCAGGCGCGATGTTCTTCATGACATTCACCCCGACCAAGTGGACCCACCACTTCGGTGTGTGGGCTGGGCTCAGCGCCGCGGTGGCCGCCGTGGCGGCCGTCTCCTTGGCCAACTACGCCCGCCAGTCCCGTTCCACCCGCCTCTTCTTGGTGGCCGCGGTGATGGCGGTGGGCGCGGTGAGCCTAGCCGGCATCAACGGCTGGTGGTATGTCTCCAGCTTCGGGGTGCCGTGGTGGGATAAGACCCCGCAGATCTTCGGCATCGAGTTCGCTACCGTGGCCCTCGTGTTCACCCTGGTGGTGTTCGGCATTGCGGTGCTGGCTTCCTTCCTCGAAACGCTGCGCAGGCCCCAAAACGTCTCCGCCGCCGAGGAGGAAGAAAACGCCAAGCAGGCCCGCATGGCCGATGCCTTGGCAGAGAATGCCACCAAGGACGAGGCCATCGCCGCCGCCCGGCGCGAGGAAGAGCGGGAAAAGCGCGCCCAGAGCGCGGCCTCGCATTCGCGTACCGGCCAGCTTCTGGCCGCCCCCATTGCTATTGCCTGCGTGGCCATTTTGGTCATCAGCTACGGCTCCTTTGCCAAGAGCTTCCTGAAGCAGTGGCCGCAGTACTCCATCGGTACCGGCAACGTCCGCGAGCTCGGCGGCACCACCGGCCAGCTGGCGAATGACGCGATGATCGAGACGAACACTAACGATTCCTTCCTCTCCCCCGCCGATGGCACGAAGCTCAAGGACTCCTTGGATAATGGCGAGAACTCCTATGGCTTCGGCCCCAATAACCTGCCGGTGCGCCTGGATGTTTCCGGCTACCGCGCCTGGCCGGAAAGCGCCGAGGAGGCACTCGACGGCCCCCAAACCAACATTGAGATTCAGGAGTCTGTGGTGGGCCAGCCGGTGGGAACGGAGGGCGGTTTCACCAAGAAGACCGGCGCTAATGGTTCCCACGCCAAGCTGCCCTTCGGGCTGGATGCGGCGAAGGTGCCGGTGATCGGCTCCTACCGCCAGAATGATCAGGTTCCGGCAGCGGTGACGAGTGACTGGTACTCGCTGCCCGCTGAGCGCAGCGAGGATGCCCCGATCGTGGTGATCACCGCGGCCGGCTCCACCGAGCGCAAGGATGTCAACGGCGATTCCATCGAGGGTGAAACCCTGGTGGTGGAATACGGCCACCGCGATGCCGACGGTTCGGTGAAGATGCTCGGCGAGTACGAGCCGATCGATGCCTTCCGCGACGATATTTGGCGCAACCTGCGCGTGCCGCTGGATGATCTTCCCGGCGATGCCAACGTGATCCGCATCAAGGCCGAAGATGATTCCCTCTACCCCGGGCACTGGTTGGCCTTCACCCCGCCGCGCGTGCCGCGACTGGAATCGGTGAATGATCTCATCGGCAGCGACACCCCCGGCCTGCTCGACTGGCCGGTGGCGCTGCAGTTCCCGGATCAGCGCAGCTTTGATCACTATGCCGGCGTGACCGAAATTCCGCGCTACCGCGTCTCCCCGGATAAGCCCGGTAAGGAATCCCTCTCCGGCTTCCAGGACTTCACCGGCGGCGGTGCCCTCGGCACCGCGGAGGCAGTGAACACCTCCTATGAGGCGCCTGGATATCTGAAGAACGATTGGAAGCGCGACTGGGGCAGCCTGCAGTACTACTCCCTGCGCACCAACTCTGAGGGGGATGCACCCAAGGAGGCCAAGATCGATACCGAGACCATCACTCGATCTGGGCTGTGGAAGCCGTCGAAGATGCAGACCTTCCGCAACTAA
- a CDS encoding NADP-dependent oxidoreductase — protein sequence MSTSTTTTRIVLASRPHGAPTQENFRTETADLPELADGQLLLQTLYLSLDPYMRGRMSDAESYADPIGIGETMVGATVARVVDSRDERFTAGDVVLSYSGWQSHSVVQADHVRRLDTSTPLPLSTALGVLGMPGFTAWAGMNNIGHPKQGETVVVAAATGPVGSMVGQIAQLHGARAVGIAGGPEKVAYLKELGFDAAIDHRADDFAEQLAAATPDGIDVYFENVGGKVWDAVLPRLNTYARVPVCGLVSGYNATELPAGPDRSGQLMGTVLKKSLTLRGFIQAEYADQMGDFLAEMTPRVADGSISYREDVVEGLDNAVEAFIGLLTGGNFGKLVVKVAD from the coding sequence ATGAGTACTTCCACAACCACCACCCGTATCGTCCTGGCCTCGCGCCCGCATGGCGCGCCCACCCAGGAGAACTTCCGAACCGAAACCGCTGATCTGCCGGAGCTGGCCGATGGCCAGCTGCTGCTGCAGACCCTGTATCTATCCCTCGATCCCTATATGCGCGGCCGGATGAGCGACGCAGAGTCTTATGCCGATCCCATCGGCATTGGCGAGACCATGGTGGGCGCCACCGTTGCCCGCGTGGTTGACTCCCGCGATGAGCGCTTCACCGCCGGCGATGTGGTGCTTAGCTACAGCGGCTGGCAGAGCCACTCCGTGGTGCAGGCCGATCACGTGCGCCGGTTGGACACCTCCACGCCACTGCCGCTCTCCACGGCCCTAGGGGTGCTGGGCATGCCCGGGTTCACCGCATGGGCCGGGATGAACAATATCGGCCACCCGAAGCAGGGAGAGACCGTGGTGGTGGCCGCCGCCACCGGCCCGGTGGGCAGCATGGTGGGCCAAATCGCGCAGCTCCACGGCGCCCGTGCTGTCGGGATCGCCGGCGGGCCGGAGAAGGTGGCCTACCTCAAGGAACTGGGCTTTGATGCCGCGATCGATCACCGCGCCGATGACTTCGCCGAGCAGCTGGCCGCCGCCACCCCCGATGGCATCGATGTGTACTTCGAAAACGTCGGCGGCAAGGTGTGGGATGCGGTGCTGCCGCGGCTCAACACCTACGCCCGCGTCCCCGTCTGCGGCCTAGTTTCTGGCTATAACGCCACCGAGCTGCCCGCCGGCCCTGATCGTTCCGGCCAGCTCATGGGCACCGTGCTGAAGAAGTCCCTCACCCTTCGCGGCTTCATCCAAGCCGAATACGCCGATCAGATGGGCGACTTCCTCGCCGAGATGACTCCGCGCGTGGCCGATGGCTCTATCTCCTACCGCGAAGATGTGGTGGAGGGCCTCGACAACGCCGTGGAGGCCTTCATCGGTCTGCTCACCGGCGGCAACTTCGGCAAGCTTGTGGTGAAGGTAGCCGACTAG
- a CDS encoding decaprenylphospho-beta-D-erythro-pentofuranosid-2-ulose 2-reductase has protein sequence MLNAVGQAQNILLLGGTSDIGLAIVERFLKEGPARVTLAAREDSPRIAEATARMEKAGASAVEVLDFDATDTASHPEVIDLAFSAGDVDVAIVAFGILGDNEEQWQNQEEAVKAANINFTGGVSVGTLLGQKFKKQGHGHIVALSSVAGVKVRRSNFVYGATKAGFDAFYEQLGEALRDSGAHVLVVRPGQVRTKMTEELDEAPLTVNREDVASAVFKGVHNNKDVIWVHPLFQPVMMILQHVPKPIFRKLPF, from the coding sequence ATGCTGAACGCTGTAGGCCAAGCCCAAAACATTCTTCTGCTCGGCGGCACCTCCGATATCGGACTCGCCATTGTCGAGCGCTTCCTCAAGGAAGGCCCCGCGAGGGTCACCCTCGCCGCCCGCGAGGACTCCCCACGCATCGCCGAAGCCACCGCCCGGATGGAGAAGGCCGGCGCCTCCGCCGTGGAGGTGCTGGACTTTGACGCCACCGATACCGCCTCCCACCCTGAGGTGATTGATCTCGCCTTCTCCGCCGGCGATGTGGATGTGGCCATCGTGGCCTTCGGCATCCTCGGCGATAACGAGGAGCAGTGGCAAAACCAGGAAGAAGCCGTCAAGGCCGCGAATATCAACTTCACCGGCGGCGTGTCCGTGGGCACCCTGCTGGGCCAGAAGTTTAAGAAGCAGGGCCACGGCCACATCGTGGCGCTGTCCTCGGTGGCCGGGGTGAAGGTGCGCCGCTCCAACTTTGTCTACGGCGCCACCAAGGCCGGCTTCGATGCTTTCTACGAGCAGCTCGGCGAGGCCCTGCGCGACAGCGGCGCCCACGTGCTCGTGGTCCGCCCCGGCCAGGTGCGCACCAAGATGACCGAAGAGCTCGACGAGGCCCCGCTCACCGTCAACCGCGAAGACGTGGCCTCCGCCGTGTTCAAGGGCGTGCACAACAACAAGGACGTGATCTGGGTTCACCCGCTGTTCCAGCCGGTGATGATGATCCTGCAGCACGTGCCGAAGCCCATCTTCCGCAAGCTGCCCTTCTAA
- a CDS encoding DUF885 domain-containing protein: protein MTINQIADEYVQASIALSPEFATALGLEQNQDRWGDYSPAGVEAEADLARETVQKLRNTEPVDSGESVTKAAMLDRLGVALDRHELGEEYRNLNNIASPIQTVRDTLAQMDTSTAEGKANLAQRIERIGEAYRGYAQTLAEGTAQGLVPARRQVERGIEQLRAMAAENSLLDVYGAEAEATAEQVAAGKRAAAELASFLEETIAPYATSTDGVGRERYEVASHLWVGHRIDLDDTYEWGLEELERIIAEQKTCAAELYGEGTSPAEAFERLNADPAYQLHGVEALQQWMQEIADDVIVKLNGTYFDIPEPVQRIECCIDKAGTGGIFYTEPSADFSRPGRMWWSVPEGEDTFNTWQELTTVYHEGVPGHHLQLGQQVYEAEHLNSWRRQMGFNSGHAEGWALYAERFMDELGFLPDAGYRMGMLDGQRLRAARVALDIGVHLGKTNPDGGAWDADYAWQFMKNNVAMADGFLRFEVDRYLGWPGQAPSYKVGQRLWEQLRDDFLSARPGELKEFHRLALREGTLPLGVLREVVMAQA, encoded by the coding sequence ATGACTATCAACCAGATCGCTGATGAGTATGTACAAGCAAGTATTGCGCTTTCGCCTGAGTTCGCCACTGCCCTAGGGCTGGAGCAGAACCAGGATCGCTGGGGTGATTACTCCCCGGCCGGAGTGGAGGCCGAGGCCGATCTCGCGCGGGAGACCGTGCAGAAGCTGCGCAACACCGAGCCGGTGGATAGCGGCGAGTCCGTGACGAAGGCGGCGATGCTGGATCGGCTGGGCGTGGCCCTAGACCGCCACGAGCTGGGAGAGGAGTATCGGAATCTCAATAACATCGCCTCGCCGATTCAGACTGTGCGCGACACCCTCGCACAGATGGATACCTCCACGGCGGAGGGCAAGGCGAACCTCGCTCAGCGTATCGAGCGCATAGGTGAGGCCTACCGGGGCTATGCCCAAACCTTGGCCGAGGGCACCGCACAGGGACTGGTGCCGGCACGCCGACAGGTAGAGCGCGGTATCGAGCAGCTGCGGGCCATGGCCGCCGAGAACTCCCTGCTGGATGTCTATGGCGCCGAGGCTGAGGCCACTGCCGAGCAGGTGGCGGCTGGTAAACGCGCCGCCGCGGAGCTGGCCAGCTTCCTCGAGGAGACGATCGCGCCCTACGCCACCAGCACCGACGGGGTGGGCCGGGAGCGCTACGAGGTGGCCAGCCACCTATGGGTGGGTCACCGCATCGACCTAGACGACACCTACGAGTGGGGCCTAGAGGAGCTCGAGCGAATCATCGCCGAGCAGAAGACCTGCGCCGCCGAGCTCTATGGCGAGGGCACCAGCCCCGCCGAGGCCTTCGAACGGCTCAATGCGGATCCGGCCTATCAGCTGCACGGCGTGGAGGCCCTGCAGCAGTGGATGCAGGAGATCGCCGATGATGTCATCGTGAAGCTGAATGGCACCTATTTCGATATCCCCGAGCCGGTGCAGCGCATCGAATGCTGCATCGACAAGGCCGGCACCGGCGGCATCTTCTATACCGAGCCCTCGGCCGATTTCTCCCGTCCAGGCCGCATGTGGTGGTCCGTGCCGGAGGGCGAGGACACCTTCAATACCTGGCAGGAGCTCACCACCGTCTACCACGAGGGTGTTCCCGGCCATCACCTGCAACTGGGCCAGCAGGTGTACGAGGCCGAGCACCTCAACAGCTGGCGCCGCCAGATGGGCTTCAACTCCGGCCACGCAGAAGGCTGGGCGCTCTATGCCGAGCGCTTCATGGATGAGCTCGGCTTTTTGCCTGATGCCGGCTACCGCATGGGCATGCTCGATGGCCAGCGCCTCCGCGCGGCCCGCGTGGCACTCGACATCGGTGTGCACCTAGGTAAAACCAACCCAGACGGCGGCGCCTGGGATGCGGACTATGCCTGGCAGTTCATGAAGAACAATGTGGCCATGGCCGATGGCTTCCTCCGCTTCGAGGTGGACCGCTACCTGGGCTGGCCGGGCCAGGCGCCCTCCTATAAGGTGGGCCAGCGCCTGTGGGAGCAGCTGCGCGATGATTTCCTCAGCGCCCGCCCCGGCGAGCTCAAAGAGTTCCACCGCCTCGCCCTGCGCGAGGGCACGCTCCCCTTGGGCGTGCTGCGCGAGGTGGTCATGGCTCAGGCCTAA
- a CDS encoding type 1 glutamine amidotransferase domain-containing protein: MSTRILHVVTNVDRYESKPERATGLWLSELTHAWDRFEQQGYEQRIVSPKGGYCPIEPQSLKAPFYDESAKAWYTNPERMALLGTTASPEEINPQDYDAIYFTGGHGVMFDFPESTGLQELTRAIAARGGVVAAVCHGYCGLLNTTTEDGSLLIEGRDITGFSWAEEKAAMVHSLVPYNVEEEARRRGAHYSKNTLPFTSNVVVDDRLVTGQNPTSAKATADAVVELL, translated from the coding sequence ATGAGCACCCGCATTCTGCATGTTGTCACCAACGTCGATCGCTACGAGTCCAAGCCCGAGCGCGCCACGGGCCTGTGGCTTTCCGAGCTCACCCACGCGTGGGATCGTTTTGAGCAGCAGGGCTATGAGCAACGCATCGTCAGCCCCAAGGGCGGCTATTGCCCGATCGAGCCGCAATCGCTGAAGGCGCCTTTTTATGATGAGTCCGCCAAGGCTTGGTACACCAACCCCGAGCGCATGGCGCTGCTGGGCACGACAGCCTCCCCTGAGGAGATTAACCCTCAGGATTATGACGCCATCTATTTCACCGGCGGGCACGGGGTGATGTTCGATTTCCCCGAGAGCACGGGCCTGCAGGAGCTCACCCGCGCCATCGCCGCCCGTGGTGGTGTGGTGGCTGCGGTGTGCCACGGCTACTGCGGATTGCTCAACACCACCACTGAGGATGGCTCCTTGCTTATCGAGGGCCGAGACATCACCGGCTTTTCCTGGGCGGAAGAAAAGGCCGCCATGGTGCACTCTCTCGTGCCCTATAACGTGGAGGAGGAGGCCCGCCGACGCGGGGCGCACTACTCCAAGAACACCCTGCCGTTTACCTCGAATGTGGTGGTGGACGATCGCCTGGTCACAGGCCAGAATCCCACCTCGGCGAAGGCTACTGCCGACGCGGTGGTGGAACTGCTCTAG
- a CDS encoding PrsW family intramembrane metalloprotease produces the protein MSSMFRITLIAMITICVPIGLLLVGGTAVLSPQGFGVGIPCALLYAVVIITLLSRTPLWPSDRTAPQLKRGQVLWWAAAAVSWGAFASFGLTMISGGPIMSITSKLGWNVVEASLGGAYPEEISKVMGVVLIIFAFRFLNRPWHGFITGALVGLGFEINENLLYGTVGALYHPSSDLWGSLQMWGMRTLFGVGLHVVLSAIAGWGVGYALLGGPQVARLSTPRRILIALGWLLASFAGHFWWNLQWGNTVAMVISMVLAGCYIYGLFILLLVRLWKQATRDSGYVLCDSAPLAPPPLTPVSV, from the coding sequence ATGAGTTCGATGTTTAGGATCACCCTGATCGCCATGATCACCATCTGTGTCCCCATCGGCTTGCTGCTGGTGGGAGGCACTGCGGTGCTGTCTCCCCAGGGCTTTGGTGTGGGCATTCCCTGCGCCCTGCTCTATGCCGTGGTGATCATCACCCTGCTCAGCCGCACCCCGCTGTGGCCGTCTGATCGCACCGCCCCACAGCTCAAGCGCGGGCAGGTGCTGTGGTGGGCCGCCGCGGCAGTGAGCTGGGGTGCTTTCGCCTCCTTCGGTCTCACGATGATCTCGGGCGGGCCGATCATGTCCATCACCTCCAAGCTGGGCTGGAACGTGGTGGAAGCCTCCTTGGGCGGCGCCTACCCAGAGGAGATCTCCAAGGTGATGGGCGTGGTGCTCATCATCTTCGCCTTCCGTTTCCTCAACCGCCCCTGGCACGGCTTTATCACCGGCGCGCTCGTGGGGCTCGGCTTCGAGATCAATGAAAACCTGCTCTACGGCACCGTCGGCGCGCTGTACCACCCCTCCTCGGATCTATGGGGGTCGCTGCAGATGTGGGGCATGCGCACCCTCTTCGGCGTGGGGCTGCACGTGGTGCTCTCCGCGATCGCCGGCTGGGGCGTAGGCTATGCGCTTCTTGGTGGGCCGCAGGTTGCACGCCTGTCCACACCACGTCGTATCCTCATCGCCCTCGGCTGGCTGCTGGCTTCCTTCGCCGGCCACTTCTGGTGGAACCTGCAGTGGGGAAACACCGTGGCGATGGTGATCTCCATGGTGCTGGCCGGCTGCTATATCTATGGGCTGTTCATACTGCTTTTAGTGCGCCTGTGGAAGCAGGCCACGCGCGATTCAGGCTATGTACTCTGCGACAGCGCACCATTGGCACCCCCGCCTTTAACTCCCGTTTCGGTATAG